The following nucleotide sequence is from Bacteroidota bacterium.
ATCGTATTGAAAGCTCACTATATTCAGAAATATCAATAAATCTAAATTTTGCGATAATATCTGGTCGTAATTGCATAAGTTGCATTCTGAACTTTGAAATCCAAAATCCATTTTTAGTCCAATTACCAACGAAAGTTTTTAAAGTAATCCCTGTAAAACTTTGTTTAAACATCAGTTGTGGGCTCAAATTCGTTTTACATGTCTCCGCTGCCATTTTATCCTTAATAACATCAATATAATAATTGTGAATTTTATATTTTTCTAGTTTTATCTTAATCATTGCTTATTTGTTACGAGCTGTCTCTCAGGCTTGCCTACAACCGTGTTTGGCGGGGGGGGGTGGGGGGGGCAAAATGCGGGGAAATCCCGATTGCGTAGCTTAATTTTTAGAAATCCCACGTTTTCGATGACGTTAAAAAATCAGCACATAAAAATCTACTTGCAGCCAGAAGTCAATTTGTGTTTGACTTATTTACTTGCACTGGAAGTCACAATACAAGTAGGAGCGAGGCTTTGATCAGAATTGGCTCTCCCAATAACTCTTAAATCATTAAATCATAGAGTTTTCACGTTAAAAAACTCCACTAAGTAAATCACAATCAAACTTCTAAAAATCCTATCGAGCGTTGAGTCCAAATTGTATCAGCATCATTGATTTCTTGCAGGTCAAATCAAAATAAAAAGTGCAGCGATAGGAATCCTGATGTAGAACGTTAACTACGGAGTAAAAACATTTTCCGGGCTACCAGAGTCAAATTAAAATCGGTTCACATAATCCCGAAGGATACCTATCGGTGTACTTTACTTTCATCCGATTTGGCATTGTTTTATATTTTAACACTTTTGAATTTATCGTTATAACAGTTGCAATTAAAATCTTAGTTTCTCAGTCATAATTCCAAAACGCAGCACATCCAGCTGATGATTGAAATACATATTGTAATAATCCAACCCGTGGTAATATTGAACAAAAAGGCCAATATCTTCTAAAAATTTAGGGTGATAGTAAAACGTTAAACCAAGGTTTAGGCGTTTAGTGGATGCATTATTCCAATCGTTTATTTTACCAAACTTTCAAATCGCCTCACCTTTTAACGAAATATTAGCAGACCGCTGCTTTTGGTCGATATTTTTATTAGAAAGTTTAAATATCGAAAATGCATTGTGCCAACGAACCATACTGTATATTCCTTCGAGTTCATCAGCAGACCAACTTTGTGGGTGAACCTCTAAAGATGATTTAAAAAACTGAAAAGCATTAAGCCGTTTATTGAAATTTGTTTTTATTAGCCCGCCTTCAAAATAGTTTGTGGAAAAGTCACCTGATTTTGTGTTAGCATCTCCGTTACCAAGGAAAAAATCGCCATCCTGACCATTGGAATGATGGGCAATTCGACCGAAAACACTTGTGTTATTTAAAAATTTATTATTATTTAAACGAAAATACAAAGTAAATTGGGGTATATAACTCGGAGTACGAACTGGAGACGACTCTTCTTGGTACATTCTGATAATAACTTGTGGCGTAATTACTCCCACCAATCTAGAGTTTTTACTTTGCCTGAGGTAAAAGTTTGGAATTAAATTCCCTTCGAACCAAAGGGGTTCAATATTACCAATATCCATAGGAAAAGTAATATAACTATTCCCTTGATTCACCTGAGATATATCAGTGATTCCAATCTGCTGCATTGAGTCGCTTGCTTGCCCCATGCTAACCAGTGAATTTGTTAGCATAACTATGAATAAAGTAATTATTGACTTTATCATACTCTTTGATATTAGCGATAAACTGCAATGCCAAATCCAAACTCTATAATATCCTTTAAAGGAATTGTAGAATTCCCAAATTTGCTTGCAATGTATAAGCCTCTGCTGCCTGCACGAACATAAAATGCAGTACCGGAAGCTGGTGTTTTATTGCTTAATAGTTTTGTTTTAATTTCGCCACCCAAAAAAACTCCCGAGTTTCTCCCTGGCGACCACCAATAATATTCAGCCGGATAATGGTCGGGCAGTTTTATCCAATATTCGTTACCAAAGGTGTGATGTATGAACCAGCCAAAATTCAAAGGCATTAATTCAATGTTAGGGTTTATTTTAAATCGTAATAATTTGGCTGTTAATTGCAAACTTACACTGTGTAAATCGTCAGTTGAAACAGATTCAGGTACATACCCATAAAAGTAGGAGACCTCTATTTTTTGATTAAAGAAGGTGTATCCAACACCCATTGAAACAAATCCTATACCTCCGGCAAATTGCAGCTTCACATAATCAGGCAAAAACCTTTTATATTTTGCTGAATCGGAGTTTTGTGAAACCTGACTAAAGGCTTCAGCTCCGGTAATAAATATAATCAGCAAACTTATCCGTACTATTTTAAAATTCAACTGTTTCAACTTCAAATTGATTATTGGATATTTTTATCAAATTGTATTTTTTGTTTTCTACGCCAAAAACATTAACATAGGTAATGCTATCAGCATAAGGATAATATATTTCGTGACCATGCGAGTGACCATGTACGGTGAATAATACATTATTGTAACGTGATAAGGAGTTGTGGAAATCCTCTTCGAGAGATGCATCGAAATCAGCATCTGTTGGCTGGACATGAAATACCACAACTGCCATAGTAAAATCAAAATTTGGTTGCAATTGGTTGTCTAACCACTGAATATCAGGAACATCACCACTATATTTAAACTCACGGCTATTTGTATTTATAAAAACGAATTTAATGCTGTTGTATATAAAGCTATAATTTAATACACCAAACATTTCAAGATAAGCTTGCGAACCGTTGCCCACCAAATCGTGATTCCCGATAACAACAAAATAAGGAAAATTTAATTTAAGCAAGTATGAATTAGCCCACAAATACTGTTTAGGCAACCCAAAATCGGCAATATCGCCCACATGTATTACAAATCAATAGCCTTGTTTTTATTAACTGCGCTTACAAACAACTCCGTTTCATCAAAAAACGATGGGTATCGCCTGTAAATGCAATGCTTATTGTATCGTCATTTTCCCGTGCATGTAGTTTTTCGATATTCCGTTGATTCACATTTTCTTTTTCATCACTAAAATCAATAGCATAAGGCGAATAGTCGAACATATCCTCACAAGCAAGCAGAAGAAAAACATTAATCAGAAGTACTATTTTAATAATTGTTCTCATACCATTTGGCTATAGATATACCATCTTAATATCATCAGTACTTTATTGCTATTAAGTATAAAAGAGGCTTTTTCAAAATTGGGTCTGTTTGAGAGTCCTATCGTTTTAAAATTTGAAAATCCTATACCTTCTTTTGGGAGTATAAATCCTTTATCAATTTTACTATTGTTATTTTCATCATGTAAGATATTTACAGCATATTTACCTGACGGAATACTGTGAAATGTTATTGTAGATGAACCATTTACAATATTAGCTTTCACTATTTTATAGCATTTCTTAAAATTCTCGTCAGGAATAGAACCTTCTTTATTGTACAAAGCAAACTGCACTATGCCTTCAGAGTTTCTTAGTTTTTCAACATTTACTGTTAATGAAAATGTTTTTCGGCTTGATTGCTAAATGATGTAATTATCAGCAAAAGCAAGAACGAACTTATTACAATTGTTAGATTTCTCATTCTGCAATTCCTTTCTTTTTTGCAAATCGTTCTTTAATACTATCCACCACGTAGTAAACCATCGGAACTAAATAAACAGTTAATATCATTGACGAAAGTAAACCGCCTATAATAACCCATGCTAAACCATTTTTCCATTCTGCACGGTTCCTTTGCCAATGCAATGGGCAACATGCCAATTGCCATAGCCAAGGTTGTCATTAAAATAGGGCGCATCCGTTCTTTGCCGGCAATAATCAATGCTTCTTTAAAATGTTTGCCTTCCGCTTTTAGTTGATTGGTAAAATCGACAATAAGAATGGCATTTTTTGTTACCAAGCCCATAAGCATAATTAATCCAAGTTGGGCAAAAGAGTCAAATGATTTAATGATAAATTTAATGCCAAAAATGCCCCAATAGCAGCCACTGGAATACCAAACAACGCAACAAATGGATAGATGTAGCTATCATATAATGCAATCATTATCAGATAAATCAGGATAAATGAAATAAGCAAAACAGAACCCAGTGCACCAAAACTTTCGTTTTGTGTTTTAATATCTGCACCCCAGCTCAGTTTAACACCTTCGGGCAGTGGTTTTGATTTTAAATAGGTAATCACTTCATCTGCCATTGTTCCGGAAGGCCGGCCAAATGATTCGGCTGTAAGCGTTACCGATGTTTGCCTGTCGAGCCTTTCAAGAAGCGATGGTGAATTGTCTTGCATTACAGTGGCAAATTGCGAAACTTCTATAGGAATATTCATTGGATTAACGATAGTAAACCGAGTTACATCTTCAAAATTCTTTCGGTCAAATTCGTCAAGCCAAATTCTCTACCGGATATTCTGTTCCGTTTTCAGTTAACGAGGCATCGTCATTACCAGTAAATGCTGTCCTTAAATTCATTCCTACATAAGCAGTGGTAAGACCTAATCGCTGCATTTTATCTTTATCTGGAATTACTTTGTATTCGGGATTGCCTTCAACCACCGATAATTGAACATTGTCTGCCCCGGGAATCGTTTCAATAACTGATTTCAACTCTTGTGATGTTTTCATTACTAAATCTATATTTGCACCACTCAAGGTAATTTTAATTGGAGCTCCTTTGGGTAGTAATCCAATTACAGCCATCGAGAAATTTGTACCCGGAAAATCTGATTTTAGTTGAGACAGAAGAAATTTCATAAATTCTTCTGTTTTCATATTTCGTTCTTTTTCAGGTTTTAATTGAATAGTAAATTCAGATTTATTGGCAGCACCTACTCCAAGACTTCCGATTCCGGTGCTGGGCCCCGCAATATTACTGAATAACGAGGATACTTCGGGTTGTTGCAGAATATAGTTTTCAACCTGTTGCGATACAATGTTGTTTTGTTGTACCGTAATGGTTTTATCAAATTCAAGATTCAAACGGAATTTTCCCTGGTCGCCGGTTGACATCATTTCTTTGCCAATAATACCTTGTTTCATTACACCCAAAGTCAACACAAAAAGGAGCAAAACAATGCCTGTAAAAATAAGTTTGTGGCTTAGTACCCAAACAAGTTGTCTGCCGTACCATTCAATAAAAGTGTTTAATTGATGTTCAAACCAAAGCAAAAAACGGTTCATAATATTGGTAGGTTGCAAATCTTCTTTTTCCCGATTCTGGACGCAAGCCAAGGGGTAAGGGTAAACCCAACCAATAAACTGGTAAGCGTAGAAGTGATAACGACAACCGAAAATTGCTTAAGCATATCGGCAACAAAAACCTGCAAAAACAAAATGGGCAAAAATACAACCACGTCCACCAAAGTAATGGAGAGTGCAGAAAACCCAATTTCCATTCGACCATCCATTGCCGCTGTTCGTTTTTCTTTTCCTTTATCTAAATGGCGTTGAATATTTTCAAGTACCACTATGGCATCATCAACCAAAATCCCGATAATTAAAGACATAGCAAGCAGTGTCATCAGATTTAGGGTGTAGCCCAAAAGCCACATCACAGCAAAAGCTGTAACAAGAGATGTCGGGATGGAAATCAATACAATTAATGAATTTCGGTAGCTTCTCAAAAACAAAAGCATCACAATAGAAACCAGTATTACTGCCAAAAACAAATCAAATACAACCGAATTAACAGCGGCGATCGTTTTGTCGGTTGAATCATCGGCAATAATAAATTTTACACTGCACTTTTGTTCTGCTCTTCAATTGTTTTAAGTTTTCACGAACCAGTTTCGAAACCTCTACCGCATTGGCATCGCCTTGTTTTTTCAGCATCAGCCCAATACCGTTTACGCCATTGAATCGGCTCACTGATGCAATTTCCTTTAACGCCATCAATAACATTGGCAACATCTTTTACATACACCGGGCTGTTGGGAAATGGCATAGCTACTTGCACATTCATTATGTCTTCAATTGTCGTAAATTTCCCAGTAACACGTACCGAATTGTTTTCTTTTTGCGTTTGGACTTTTCCGGCAGGAAGGTCTATGCCTGAACGATTTATAGCATCTACCACCTGGCTAAGTGAAATTTTATAATACACCAATTTATCTTGGTTCACTTTTACCTGAATTTCACGTTCTTCGCCAAGCAAAAGTTAATTTCGGCAACCCCTTTTAATTGCTGTATTTGTGGCAGAAAATCATCTTTCATTTTCTGATAGAACTCAATTTCCGACAACTTACTGGTTGCACTAATCGAGATGATTGGCAAATCGTTTGGCGAAACTTTACTCATCACCGGACTTAAAATATCGGCAGGCAAATCTTTTCTGATATTGTCTATATAGCGTTGAGCATCTTGCATGGCTTTGTCAACATTTGTCCCATATTTCAGGTTGGCAATAATTACCGATGCATTG
It contains:
- a CDS encoding phospholipase A, whose amino-acid sequence is MGQASDSMQQIGITDISQVNQGNSYITFPMDIGNIEPLWFEGNLIPNFYLRQSKNSRLVGVITPQVIIRMYQEESSPVRTPSYIPQFTLYFRLNNNKFLNNTSVFGRIAHHSNGQDGDFFLGNGDANTKSGDFSTNYFEGGLIKTNFNKRLNAFQFFKSSLEVHPQSWSADELEGIYSMVRWHNAFSIFKLSNKNIDQKQRSANISLKGEAI
- a CDS encoding metallophosphoesterase, which gives rise to MGDIADFGLPKQYLWANSYLLKLNFPYFVVIGNHDLVGNGSQAYLEMFGVLNYSFIYNSIKFVFINTNSREFKYSGDVPDIQWLDNQLQPNFDFTMAVVVFHVQPTDADFDASLEEDFHNSLSRYNNVLFTVHGHSHGHEIYYPYADSITYVNVFGVENKKYNLIKISNNQFEVETVEF
- a CDS encoding DUF2141 domain-containing protein — protein: MVQFALYNKEGSIPDENFKKCYKIVKANIVNGSSTITFHSIPSGKYAVNILHDENNNSKIDKGFILPKEGIGFSNFKTIGLSNRPNFEKASFILNSNKVLMILRWYIYSQMV